In Saimiri boliviensis isolate mSaiBol1 chromosome 12, mSaiBol1.pri, whole genome shotgun sequence, one genomic interval encodes:
- the LOC120367381 gene encoding large ribosomal subunit protein eL34-like, whose protein sequence is MVQRLTYRRRLSYNTASSKTRLSRTPGNRIVYLYTKKVGKAPKSACGVCPGRLRGVRAVRPKVLMRLSKTKKHVSRAYGGSMCAKCVRDRIKRAFLIEEQKIVVKVLKAQAQSQKAK, encoded by the coding sequence ATGGTCCAGCGTTTGACATACCGACGTAGGCTTTCCTACAATACCGCCTCTAGCAAAACTAGGCTGTCCCGGACTCCTGGTAATAGAATTGTTTACCTTTATACCAAGAAGGTTGGGAAAGCACCAAAATCAGCATGTGGTGTGTGCCCAGGCAGGCTTCGAGGGGTTCGTGCTGTACGACCTAAAGTTCTTATGAGATtgtccaaaacaaagaaacatgttAGCAGGGCCTATGGTGGTTCCATGTGTGCTAAATGTGTCCGTGACAGGATTAAGCGTGCTTTCCTTATCGAGGAGCAGAAAATCGTTGTGAAAGTGTTGAAGGCGCAAGCACAGAGTcagaaagctaaataa